GTCGGACTCCCGAGGTCGGACTCCCGAGGTCGGACTCCCGAGGTCGGACTCCCGAGGTCGGACTCCCGAGGTCGGACTCCCGAGGTCGGACTCCCGAGGTCGGACTCCCGAGGTCGGACTCCCGAGGTCGGACTCCCTTACCCACTAGGAGGTAGGCATGGCAAGAGACCGCGTCATCGCTGTGATCAATAGCAAGGGCGGCGTCGGCAAGACAACCGTCGCCGCCAACCTCGCCGGAACCTTGGCCCATGCCGGCGCCGGGCGGATCCTGCTGGTCGACATGGACCCTCAGGGCAACCTGGGGGAGGACCTCGGGTACTCCAGCACCGAGATCGATGACGCAGGCCGAGCGCTGAGCGCAGCACTGAGCTTCAGCTTTCCTGTGGCGCCGGCGCAGGACGTCAGGCCCAACCTCGACGTCGTCGTCGGGGGAGAGGAGCTGGTCAAGGCCGCCAACACCCTGGAAAGCATGTTGGGCAGCCGTGATCCCGGAAAGTCCAAGACCGCGCTTGCCCGCGTGCTTGATCCACTGATGGATGACTACGACCTGACGATCATCGACTGCCCTCCGGGGTACCCGTCCCTGCAGCGCGCGGCGCTTGCCGCGTCGGGCTACTTCGTCATCCCCGTCAAGACCGACGCGGCGTCTCGCAAGGGGCTGCGCGACGTAGCAGAGCTGCTGGACAACGTTCTCGACGTCAACGCCAACCTCGACATGCTCGGCATCGTCATGTTCGGCGTGAACAGGGCCGCGACGCGGGTGACCGCCCAGGCGCGCGAACTACTCGTCCAA
This genomic interval from Quadrisphaera setariae contains the following:
- a CDS encoding ParA family protein → MARDRVIAVINSKGGVGKTTVAANLAGTLAHAGAGRILLVDMDPQGNLGEDLGYSSTEIDDAGRALSAALSFSFPVAPAQDVRPNLDVVVGGEELVKAANTLESMLGSRDPGKSKTALARVLDPLMDDYDLTIIDCPPGYPSLQRAALAASGYFVIPVKTDAASRKGLRDVAELLDNVLDVNANLDMLGIVMFGVNRAATRVTAQARELLVQDFAGDETRVFTTTIRASETVAQDTRQLGKLAHELEEVVRSGPSWWELRRTGKKSEGPRTASAEGVADDFHHLAEEVLRRLAAAERAVAADGSPR